In a single window of the Drosophila subpulchrella strain 33 F10 #4 breed RU33 chromosome X, RU_Dsub_v1.1 Primary Assembly, whole genome shotgun sequence genome:
- the LOC119556276 gene encoding uncharacterized protein LOC119556276, whose protein sequence is MSKDNKKKLLAQRHVSSRMNFLFQASNLMAEGHRTKLAAYYGKLCRNVGTKAVMHMAPALKRSLCKRCSLPLLPGVNTELQVAEEPKEVAVTPSPQKEAPSNGAAKTKKKRHRRQRKKPKRRGENGDTGNNREPQPEIHNETQPISLYLKCSLCHSRRSFPADNQRDCWLEQSQSVVQVVSLPGENGQR, encoded by the exons ATGAGCAAGGACAACAAGAAGAAGCTGCTGGCCCAGCGCCACGTCTCCTCGCGGATGAACTTTCTCTTCCAGGCGTCCAATTTAATGGCGGAAGGCCATCGGACCAAGCTAGCCGCCTACTACGGGAAGCTCTGCCGGAACGTGGGCACCAAAGCCGTGATGCACAT GGCTCCTGCCCTGAAGCGCTCCCTCTGCAAGCGCTGTTCCCTGCCCCTGCTGCCCGGGGTGAACACGGAGCTGCAGGTGGCAGAAGAACCCAAGGAAGTAGCGGTGACTCCTTCTCCGCAGAAGGAGGCTCCTTCAAACGGGGCAGCCAAGACCAAGAAGAAGCGCCATCGCAGGCAGCGCAAGAAGCCAAAGAGGAGAGGTGAAAACGGAGATACCGGGAACAACCGGGAGCCCCAGCCAGAAATCCACAATGAAACCCAACCAATCTCTCTGTATTTGAAGTGCTCACTGTGCCACAGCCGGCGAAGCTTTCCGGCGGACAATCAAAGAGATTGCTGGCTGGAGCAGTCGCAATCCGTGGTGCAAGTCGTGTCTCTCCCCGGAGAAAACGGTCAGCGATAA
- the LOC119557354 gene encoding uncharacterized protein LOC119557354 isoform X2, with product MSPAFFKQLPNGSYMRLPAENNRPMAVLKLVKDPLTGAYRVLPQTPSPPNCVSKPIQPLNGVLGLIQDPPQQPPPPLTPFRGPPQEHPLSLKVEQSPGVGSVADFRELFFGPNQDHSKQDPQPMEVDQPSSSGGVFGVKNPNCSPFVQLPKQLPPLVKVGQSLPSGNVANAKGTSAGLLILKPKSYIFKPNNNHLQMRSVLRPIQEEAKRHSPLRKIEELLASGEVIKLGSRNKPPKPIPSPLCQVDNDPKQPEEQKPLICGGFDSSKIMTMEEIEDELRNPLRDDWMTWSSMSEEINDLVQNRFEMERNMELLERIVEKL from the exons ATGAGTcccgcattttttaaacagcTGCCGAATGGATCTTATATGCGCTTGCCAGCTGAGAATAATAGACCCATGGCTGTCCTTAAACTTGTTAAGGATCCTCTAACTGGTGCTTATAGGGTGCTTCCCCAAACTCCAAGCCCTCCAAATTGTGTTTCTAAACCCATCCAACCTCTGAATGGTGTTCTCGGACTCATTCAAGATCCCCCACAACAACCTCCACCACCACTGAC GCCTTTTCGGGGACCCCCGCAAGAACATCCACTATCGCTGAAAGTCGAGCAGTCACCTGGCGTCGGAAGTGTTGCTGATTTTAGAGAACTATTTTTTGGGCCTAATCAAGACCATTCGAAACAAGATCCACAACCGATGGAAGTAGATCAGCCATCGTCCTCCGGGGGCGTATTTGGTGTTAAGAATCCAAATTGTAGTCCCTTTGTACAACTTCCGAAACAACTTCCGCCACTGGTGAAAGTGGGGCAGTCATTGCCCTCCGGAAACGTAGCTAATGCTAAGGGGACTTCGGCGGGCCTTTTGATCCTAAAGCCAAAGAGCTACATTTTTAAACCTAACAACAACCACCTACAAATGAGAAGTGTACTGAGGCCCATTCAAGAAGAGGCCAAACGGCATTCGCCACTAAGGAAAATCGAGGAGTTATTGGCTTCGGGGGAGGTGATCAAACTCGGTTCGAGgaacaagccgcccaagccaaTCCCGAGTCCGCTCTGCCAAGTTGATAACGATCCAAAGCAGCCCGAGGAGCAGAAACCGCTTATATGCGGGGGGTTCGACAGCTCAAAGATTATGACCATGGAGGAAATCGAGGACGAGCTCCGCAATCCGCTCAGGGATGATTGGATGACTTGGTCGTCGATGAGCGAGGAGATCAACGACCTTGTCCAGAACCGTTTCGAAATGGAAAGA AACATGGAGTTATTGGAACGCATCGTAGAAAAACTTTAA
- the LOC119556275 gene encoding gamma-butyrobetaine dioxygenase, translating into MLSCRQQISRLLFRNASTLARVQAAGYVEVQEEQGDLLKYPQVWLRDNCQCAECFHTATRARKSHWERGPLNIQVSQAAYNQEKKQLEILWQDKHKSAFDIGWLRERDFGEAARKRYLEEVYKPSAQLWGKSEFEAVRRELQYQDVIQQDAVLRDWLEALAVQGFAILKGAPNDINVAKHLAKRIGYIKRTTYGDVFEVKSKPNAGNYAYLMTPLPLHTDMPYYEYKAGINILHTLVQSESSGGANTLTDGFNVASQLQKLHPEHFEVLRSVPVNWFDIGHDGDDAKPFHSLWRAPVICLDVDGRITRINQNTTKRDSRFSVSLEQAVSWYKAYDKFLEIAQSEAVEFKTQAGDVFVFNNLRMLHGRTAYEDAPGNKRHLVGAYVDWDIIYSKLRTLKFPNAKD; encoded by the exons ATGCTGAGCTGTAGACAACAAATTTCCCGGCTGCTTTTCCGGAATGCGAGCACACTAGCTCGTGTGCAGGCCGCGGGCTATGTGGAAGTCCAGGAGGAGCAGGGCGATCTTCTGAAGTACCCACAGGTCTGGCTAAGAGACAACTGCCAGTGTGCCGAGTGTTTCCACACCGCCACGAGGGCCAGGAAAAGCCACTGGGAGCGCGGACCGCTGAATATCCAAGTGTCCCAAGCGGCCTACAACCAGGAGAAGAAGCAGTTGGAAATCCTCTGGCAGGATAAGCACAAGAGCGCCTTCGATATAGGCTGGCTAAGAGAAAGGGACTTTGGGGAGGCTGCCAGGAAGCGTTACTTGGAAGAGGTATACAAACCAAGCGCACAACTCTGGGGAAAGTCTGAATTCGAGGCTGTGAGAAGGGAGTTGCAATACCAGGACGTTATCCAGCAGGATGCAGTACTTAGGGATTGGCTGGAGGCACTGGCAGTCCAGGGATTCGCCATCCTGAAAGGGGCTCCCAACGACATAAATGTGGCCAAGCATTTGGCCAAAAGGATTGGCTACATAAAGCGCACCACTTACGG TGACGTGTTCGAGGTTAAATCCAAACCAAACGCGGGGAACTACGCCTATTTAATGACTCCCCTGCCGCTCCACACTGACATGCCGTACTACGAGTACAAGGCGGGCATCAACATCCTGCACACTCTCGTCCAATCGGAGTCAAGTGGTGGAGCGAATACCCTCACGGATGGCTTTAACGTGGCCTCTCAGTTGCAGAAACTGCATCCAGAGCATTTCGAGGTACTCAGATCGGTGCCGGTGAACTGGTTTGACATTGGACACGATGGCGATGACGCCAAGCCCTTTCACAGCCTGTGGAGAGCGCCGGTGATTTGTCTGGATGTGGATGGCAGGATCACGAGAATCAATCAGAACACCACCAAGCGGGACAGCCGCTTCTCCGTTTCCTTGGAGCAAGCCGTGTCCTGGTACAAGGCCTATGACAAATTCCTGGAGATCGCCCAATCCGAGGCCGTGGAATTCAAGACACAAGCCGGCGATGTCTTTGTGTTCAACAATCTGCGCATGTTGCACGGAAGAACGGCCTACGAGGATGCGCCAGGCAACAAGCGTCACTTGGTGGGCGCCTACGTCGACTGGGACATTATTTACTCCAAACTGCGAACCCTGAAGTTCCCTAATGCCAAGGACTAG
- the LOC119556277 gene encoding mitochondrial tRNA-specific 2-thiouridylase 1 — MIRKVVVGVSGGVDSAVSAHLLAERGFNVLGVFMRNWDELDEAGRCSGEADLKDAEWACRLLGVELRQVNYVREYWTAVFSQFLDDYQQGLTPNPDILCNRHIKFDLFHKHVLENLGYDAVATGHYARNSLGNFLEGIASQKEARLLIPADTFKDQTFFLAGIPQRALQRTMFPLGDLHKSQVKQLATKIGLQRLANKKESTGICFVGKRNFKDFIKEYITSKKGPFLDIDSGAVVGHHEGIHQWTVGQRCRLSSFLQPYFVAGKEATSNTIYVAAGHDHPALLSTHINIDPPNWLCSTSQRRLADKGNLRCRFRFQHTKPLVGCQLRISPKNHFQVLLDAPLRAITPGQYAVFYDDTACLGSARILSADPLKKNLEAQQNQVGNLVS, encoded by the exons ATGATCCGCAAAGTAGTGGTGGGCGTGTCGGGGGGCGTGGACAGCGCCGTCAGCGCCCACCTGTTGGCAGAACGAGGATTCAACGTCCTGGGCGTCTTCATGCGGAACTGGGATGAACTGGACGAAGCGGGTCGCTGCAGCGGGGAGGCAGATCTCAAGGACGCGGAGTGGGCGTGCCGGCTGCTGGGCGTGGAGCTGCGCCAGGTGAACTACGTGCGCGAGTACTGGACGGCGGTGTTCAGCCAGTTCCTGGATGATTACCAACAAGGATTGACCCCCAATCCGGACATCCTGTGCAATCGACACATCAAGTTTGACCTCTTCCACAAGCACGTCCTGGAGAACCTCGGCTACGACGCCGTGGCCACAGGTCACTATGCCCGCAACAGCCTGGGCAACTTTCTGGAGGGAATTGCGAGCCAAAAGGAAGCCCGTTTGCTTATACCCGCCGATACCTTCAAGGACCAGACATTTTTCCTGGCCGGGATCCCCCAAAGGGCTCTTCAGCGCACCATGTTTCCCTTGGGAGATTTGCACAAGAGCCAGGTCAAGCAATTGGCCACCAAGATCGGGCTCCAACGACTGGCCAACAAAAAAGAGAGCACGGGCATCTGTTTCGTTGGCAAGCGCAACTTTAAGGACTTTATAAAGGAG TACATCACTTCCAAAAAGGGACCCTTTCTAGACATCGATAGTGGAGCTGTGGTTGGTCACCACGAGGGCATCCATCAGTGGACTGTGGGCCAACGTTGCCGTCTGAGTTCCTTCCTGCAGCCCTACTTCGTGGCCGGAAAGGAGGCCACCAGCAATACCATCTATGTGGCGGCTGGCCACGACCATCCCGCCCTCCTAAGCACCCACATAAACATCGATCCACCCAACTGGCTGTGTTCCACGTCCCAACGAAGGCTTGCTGACAAGGGCAACTTGCGGTGTCGCTTCCGATTCCAGCACACCAAACCCCTGGTGGGCTGCCAACTGAGGATCTCTCCAAAAAACCACTTCCAAGTCCTGTTGGATGCTCCTCTGAGAGCTATCACGCCTGGACAATATGCTGTGTTCTATGACGACACCGCATGCTTGGGTTCAGCCCGCATTTTGAGCGCTGATCCGCTAAAGAAAAACCTAGAGGCACAGCAGAACCAGGTTGGAAATCTAGTTAGCTGA
- the LOC119556274 gene encoding cell division control protein 45 homolog yields the protein MFVQDLRNDFYRQLVGKRILIVVNYDIDAICASRILQALFKYDHMLYTVVPIMGVTGLKRAYGEHQGDVKFVVLVNCGGCVDIVELLQPAEDVTFFICDSHRPLDVCNIYSDRQVCILGDASLEENIPAFETIFYDSEGEEDDEEGESSDQEQQNNDSGAGESDQEDQAPRGHKLSRLERHEQRILKQRARRQWESERDRIMFEYTQFSYYGRSAALLVFELAWKLSKDNMDLLWWAIVGITEQLLLGKIESGSYTLELEQIQSHVSRLTNKTNDQNTMSASKICFENDLHLVLYRHWPVTESMRYSRYASCQLKLWTLRGEKRLHELLLEMGLPLVHARQTYGAMDLVLRKEFYSMVERLAEKYDIPDIVYGTFTLSYGYRSRYAAADYVYALLAIMESVKKHKTPEDCFLEASDALSRQHKHLLSAGIDQAKLLHAAVFRQVQSSLEARQVHSAGSFFYYVLQEEHAFFSYPYALGLLARFLLRGHVATSRARQAPDLPLIASCPLDAAQGMCLLVGIAPVREDSPRNFFGKAFEQAAQKSGVALLQDFFEPAVVQLRQSDLTRFLDALTVLLT from the exons ATGTTTGTCCAGGATCTGCGCAACGACTTCTACCGCCAGCTGGTGGGAAAGCGCATCCTGATCGTGGTCAACTACGACATCGATGCCATCTGCGCCAGCCGCATCCTGCAGGCCCTCTTCAAGTACGACCACATGCTCTACACGGTGGTGCCCATAATGGGAGTTACGGGGCTGAAGAGGGCCTACGGGGAGCACCAGGGCGACGTGAAGTTCGTGGTGCTGGTCAACTGCGGCGGCTGCGTGGACATCGTGGAGCTCCTGCAGCCGGCGGAGGACGTGACCTTCTTCATCTGCGACTCGCATCGCCCCTTGGATGTCTGCAACATCTACAGCGATCGGCAGGTGTGCATCCTGGGGGATGCCTCCTTGGAGGAAAACATCCCAGCCTTCGAGACCATTTTCTACGACTCTGAGGGGGAGGAGGACGACGAGGAGGGCGAGTCCTCCGACCAGGAGCAACAGAACAACGACAGTGGCGCCGGGGAATCGGATCAGGAGGATCAGGCTCCGAGGGGCCACAAGCTCAGCCGCCTGGAGCGGCACGAGCAGCGCATCCTGAAGCAGCGAGCCCGCCGACAATGGGAGTCTGAGCGCGACAGGATCATGTTCGAGTATACACAGTTTAGCTACTATGGCAGGTCCGCCGCTCTTCTGGTTTTCGAGCTGGCCTGGAAGCTCTCGAAGGACAACATGGACCTCCTCTGGTGGGCCATCGTGGGCATCACCGAGCAGCTGTTGCTGGGCAAGATCGAGAGCGGATCGTACACCCTGGAACTGGAGCAGATTCAGTCGCATGTGTCGCGGCTGACGAACAAAACAAATGACCAGAACACGATGAGTGCCTCCAAGATTTGCTTCGAGAATGATTTGCATCTGGTTTTGTACCGCCACTGGCCCGTCACGGAGTCCATGAG GTATTCCCGCTACGCCTCATGCCAACTGAAACTATGGACCCTGCGCGGCGAGAAGAGACTGCACGAACTCCTACTCGAGATGGGATTGCCCTTGGTGCACGCCCGCCAAACGTACGGAGCCATGGACCTGGTGCTGCGCAAGGAGTTCTACTCGATGGTGGAGCGGCTGGCAGAGAAGTACGACATACCGGACATTGTTTACGGAACCTTCACACTCAGCTACGGCTACCGCAGCAGATATGCGGCGGCGGACTACGTGTACGCCCTGCTCGCCATCATGGAGTCAGTGAAGAAGCACAAGACGCCGGAGGATTGCTTTCTCGAGGCCTCCGACGCCTTGAGTCGTCAGCACAAGCACCTCTTGTCCGCGGGAATCGACCAGGCGAAACTCCTGCACGCCGCTGTTTTTAGGCAGGTGCAGAGCAGCCTGGAGGCACGCCAAGTGCACTCGGCTGGCTCCTTCTTCTACTACGTTCTGCAGGAGGAGCACGCCTTCTTCTCGTACCCGTATGCCCTGGGGCTGCTGGCGCGATTCCTATTGCGCGGTCATGTGGCAACGAGTAGAGCTAGGCAGGCTCCGGACTTGCCGCTGATCGCCAGCTGTCCTTTGGACGCCGCGCAGGGCATGTGCTTGCTGGTCGGGATCGCCCCGGTTAGGGAGGATTCGCCGCGGAATTTCTTCGGCAAGGCCTTCGAGCAGGCGGCACAAAAGAGCGGGGTTGCCCTGCTGCAGGATTTCTTTGAGCCTGCGGTGGTGCAGCTCCGGCAAAGCGACCTCACCCGCTTTCTGGACGCTCTCACCGTGCTTCTCACATGA